The genomic DNA GATGCCTGTTGCCAAGCTATCGAGCAGTGCGACCTACCACCGGGTCCTGCGGGAGCTGGACAAGTGGGGTTACCTGCGGTACGAACCTTCTTACAGCCGCCTGCGGCGCAGCAGGGTGTTGCTGGCCTGGGACGACAGTTCCTGAAGGGGCCAGGGAGCCCGGGAGGAAATTTTCCGGGGCTAAAGGCGGAACGCAGGTTCCGCCTTTTTTATGAACCAGGATCGAATCATCAGGAAAGCGAGAGAGGATGAAACCACGGGAAAAAGACAGGATAAGCCCTGAAAAAGCGAAGGAAATGCTGCGGCGCGAGGGCGTGGAAGTCTCCCTGTCGGAGGCGAAAGCAGTTTTGGAATTCTTGCGATTATTTGCTAAAATAGCTGTAAATCAATATTTAAGGAATGGAAACAGCTGATTTGTACATACGGGTGAGCACCGATGAGCAGGCAGACAAAGGCTATTCACAACGCGACCAGGAAGAGCGTTTGCGGCATTACTGTGAGCTACAGGGCATACGCGTCCGCCATGCCATCTACGAAGACCACTCGGCCAAGACCTTCAACCGCCCGGCCTGGCAGAAACTGCTGCTGGAACTGAAAAAGCAAAAAGGAAAAACGGACCTGGTGCTCTTCACCAAGTGGGACCGCTTCAGCCGAAATGCCGGGGATGCCTACCAGATGATCAGCACCCTGCGGCGGTTGGGCGTAGATCCGCAGGCCATCGAACAGCCGCTGGACCTGGCGGTGCCGGAAAACAAAATGATGCTCGCTTTTTATCTGGCAGCACCGGAAGTGGAAAATGACCGGCGGGCCCTGAACGTGATCCGGGGCATGCGCAAGGCCAAAAAGGAAGGCCGCTGGATGGGGGCCGCTCCCATCGGTTACAAGAACAGGATCAGCGAAGGCGGAACCAAATACATTGCTCCCGAAGAGCCGGCAGCCTCCATCGTACGCTGGGCCTTCGAGGAGCTGGCCTCCGGCCGCTTCAACACCGAGCAGATCTGGAAAGTAGCCAGGGAAAAAGGACTCACGTGCCAGAAGAGCAATTTCTGGCGTGTTATCCGCAACCCTGTTTATTGCGGCAAGATCTTTATCCCCGGTTACAAGGACGAGGAGAGCTGCTTTGTGCAAGGGCTGCACGAACCCCTGATCACAGAGGACATCTACTACCGGGTGCAGGATGTGCTGGACGGGCGGGGCAGGTTCTACCGCCCGCAAGTGGAAACACAGGATGAGTTTCCACTGCGGGGCTACCTGGTATGCCCGATATGCGAAAGGATGCTCACGGCCAGTAAGTCGAAGGGGAGGCATGCCTACTACGCCTACTACCACTGCAACAAGGGCTGCCCTTTCCGCTCCAGGGCAGCCGAGGTGCACGAGGCTTTCGGGCAGGAGCTAAAGCAGTATGTGCCGCGCAAGGAGTTCCACAGCCTTTACCGCAGCCTGCTGCTGGAGGCCTTCAACGAGCAGACCCATGAACAGGGCAGCGAAAGAAGACAGCTGCTCAACCGGGTGAAGGAACTGGAGAAGCGCGTCTCCCATTCCCGCGATCTGATCGCAAGCGCACAAATCGAACCGGAAGACTTCCGAAAGATCAAGGCAGACTGTGCGGCCGCTATCGAGAAATTGGAGGCAAAAATCAGCGCACTAACGCAGGAAACGGACTTGCAGGGGCTGTTAAAACAGGGTCTGGATCACCTGATGCGCCTGGAAAATTTGTACGAAAACGGCAGTAACCGGGAGAAACGCCTGCTGATCGGTTCGATGTTCCCTGAAAATCTGGTGTTTGAAGGTGGAAGCGTTCGAACCGCTCGGGTGAACGAAGTAGCGCGTGTAATATATCTGATTAACAGGCTGTTAGGGCCTAAAAAAAACTGGACAAAAAGCAAAAACTGCCTTCTGTCCAGTAAGGTGCACCCGAGAGGATTCGAACCCCTAACCCTCGGAGCCGAAATCCGATATTCTATCCAGTTGAACTACGGGTGCGTTGATGCGTGCAAAAATAGCAAGTAAACTGACAATACGAAACTCTATAGCTAAAAAATATCTGCCACCAATGCTGTTTACGTTCCCTTTTGCGCCTTCTGCGGTGAATATCACCTGTTTGCAAACCTTTGCCTGTTTTTAATGTTTAGAGGCTTACGGATCAAAGGCTAATCAAAACGGAAAACGTATGGAAAAAATGTATACGGCAGAGGTAACTGCCACTGGCGGCCGCAGAGGCCATGTAAAGTCATCAGACGGTATAATTGATATGCAACTGGCTATGCCTACCCACATGGGCGGCCAAGGCGATAAGACAAACCCTGAGCAGTTGTTTGCAGCAGGCTATGCGGCCTGCTTCCAGAGTGCGCTATTGGTAGTTGCTGCCCGCCACAAAGAGCGCCTCGACCCTGATGCAACTGTCACCGCTCATGTCGACCTGCTCAAGCTGGACGACAATGGCTTTGGGCTGGGCGTAAAGTTAGTGGTGAACCTGAAGGGCACAGATGCTGCCAAGGCCCGGCAAATGGTAGATGAAGCGCACCAGATATGCCCTTACTCTGTTGGCACGCGCGGCAACATTGATGTGCAGCTGGAAGTGGTTTAGGAAGTTAGAGAGTTAGAAGGTTAGAAAGAGTTTGTGAGGAAGTGGGGCCTTTCTTTTGCCAGCAAATTCAGCTTCTATACTTGCCTTTTTTACTGCTGTGTATACAGCAGCAAGTTCGGGATCAGGGCTAACGGCAACTACGTTGCAGTATCATGTTACCCTTCTCTAACTTTCTAACCTTTTAACTCTCTAACTTCTTACAAGTATAAAAACAAAAAAAGGCTGCCAATTCTGGCAGCCTTTTTTTGTTTTTATACTTGTAAGAGACTAGGCTCCTGCTTCCGCAAGCACCTGCTTCACTTTTTCTGCGGCTTCTTTGAGCACTACGGCTGAGTATACTTTCAGACCGGACTCGTCGATGATACGTGCGCCTTCTTCGGCGTTAGTGCCTTGCAGGCGAACGATGATCGGAACGCGGATATCGCCAATGTTCTTGTAAGCTTCCACAACCCCGTTGGCCACGCGGTCGCAACGCACGATACCACCAAAGATGTTGATCAGGATCGCTTTTACATTCGGGTCTTTCAGGATAATACGGAAACCGGCTTCTACGGTCTGGGCGTTGGCGCCACCACCTACGTCCAGGAAGTTAGCAGGCTCGCCGCCGGATAGCTTGATAATATCCATGGTAGCCATGGCCAGGCCGGCGCCGTTCACCATGCAACCAACGTTACCGTCCAGTTTTACATAGTTCAGGTTGTGCTCACCGGCTTCTACTTCCAACGGATCTTCTTCGGAAATATCGCGCAGGGCAGCCAGGTTCTTGTGGCGGAACAGGGCGTTATCGTCCAGGTTCACTTTGGCATCTACCGCCAGTATTTTATTGTCCGATGTTTTCAGCACCGGGTTGATTTCAAACATAGAGGAGTCAGTCTCCACGTACGCCTTGTAGAGGTTGGTCACAAATTTCACCATCTCTTTGAAGGCTTCTCCCTCCAGACCAAAGGCAAAAGCAACTTTACGGGCCTGGAAAGGCTGTAAACCTGTTGCCGGGTCGATCCACTCTTTGATGATCTTCTCAGGCGATTTCTCCGCAACCTCTTCAATGTCCATACCCCCTTCGGTAGAGGCCATGATCACGTTCTGGCCCTTGGCGCGGTCCAGCAGGATGCTCAGATAAAATTCTTTCGGCTCCGAAGCGCCGGGATAGTATACATCCTGTGCCACCAGCACTTTCTGCACCAGCTTGCCTTCAGGGCCTGTCTGGTGCGTTACCAGTGTCATGCCCAGGATCTGGCCGGCGATTTCTTTCACCTGCTCCAGGTTTTTGGCCAGCTTTACGCCGCCCCCTTTGCCACGGCCACCCGCATGGATCTGTGCTTTGATTACGTGCCAGCCTGTGCCGGTTTCCTCAGTCAGTCGTTTAGCAGCCGCTACAGCCTCTTCGGGCGTGTCAGCCACAATCCCTTCCTGGATCCGTACACCGTAGCTTTTTAATATGTCTTTAGCCTGATATTCGTGTATGTTCATGCTTTCAGTTTTAATGGACGCACGAAAGTACGCCATTATCCCCTCAAATTCAAGAAAAGCGTTTTTAAAATATTGCGCCCGCAGGCGGCTTTTCCACTGTGCCTGCCATACTTGCCGGCAGCTCCTGTAGCCTGCCTGAAACAGGCACTATCCGGAAAAAGGCTAATCCGGGTGCAAACCTATTTTAAAGTCAGATTAACAAAGTATAGCGTTTGTTTTGTAGCTTTGGAGGGTTTATACATTAGCCATTGCTTTTCTATTAATTGCCACGCTGTGCTACAGGTCTCTAATATCTACAAGAAATACGGTTCGCTTCCGGTGCTCAAAGGCATCGACATGTCTATTGCTGCCGGCGAGGTGGTGTCTATTGTGGGTGCATCCGGTGCCGGCAAAAGCACCCTGTTGCACATTCTGGGCACCCTGGATACAGCCGATTCCGGTGAGGTGATGTTTGATGGCAAGAATATAGCCCGCCTGAACGCCACTGAAATGGCCCGTTTCCGCAACAGGCACATTGGCTTTATTTTCCAGTTTCATAACCTTCTGCCCGAGTTCACGGCCCTGGAGAATGCCTGTTTGCCGGGCTTCCTGGCCGGCCGGCCCGAGCAGGAAGTGCGCGAGCGCGCCGAGCAACTGCTGGATATGCTCAACCTCTCGCATCGCCTGCACCACAAACCATCCGAGCTGTCGGGTGGGGAGCAGCAACGCACGGCCGTGGCCCGCGCGCTCATCAACTCGCCCCGCATTATTTTTGCCGATGAGCCCAGCGGTAACCTGGATTCTAAAAACGCGCAGGAGCTGCACGACATCTTTTTCCGGTTGCGCCAGGAGTTCAACCAGACCTTTGTGATCGTGACGCACAACGAGCAACTTGCCGCCATGGCCGACCGTACCCTGGTAATGAAGGATGGCCTGATCGTGCAGGAGTCGCCGGTGCTATAGGTACAATTCTTTTTTTCGTTCCATTTCAGATTCTTATGCCGCCCGTATACCTACCGGCGAAATCCCCGTATATATACATCCCCTTTACGCAAAATTTAGCTTTAGCCAACAGCTGCAACCGACGGTGAAATTATTTTTAAAATAATTTGCAACGTATTGATTATCAGTAGTATGAAATAGGTGATTTATTTAATAAAATGCACCATTTTATAGGCGGTTGTGTTTATTATTTGTACCATCTAAAGGAAAGCTAAGTGGAAATGAATCAACCAAATAAGGAAACAAAAGTGCTGAAGAAGTCCAAGATCGAGAGCTATGATATAGCCAAATCGGACGAGACGCTGCACCTGGCTGTGGACTTGGCAAAGTTCATAAAGGAAAACCGCCTGTACCAGAACATTCAGGGGAAGGAGTATGTGAATGTGGAAGGCTGGCAGTACGCCGGTTCCCGTTTAGGTATTCTGCCTATAGTGGAGCACGTAGTGAACGTGAGCACCGACGATGAGATTAAGTACCAGGCCAAGGTGAACCTGCTGGACCTGCGCAGCGAACAGGTGGTGGGTGCTGGTTTTGCTATCTGCTCTAACCGTGAGCAGGGCAAAAAGTACTACCAGGAATTTGCTATTGCCTCGATGGCGCAGACGCGTGCTATTGGTAAAGCCTACCGTAACATACTGGCCTGGATCATTCGTGCCGCAGGGTATGAGCCGACACCAGCTGAGGAAATGGACTACAGTGGCAACGACCAGGCGAAGCATGCCATCCCGACGGAGAAGAAGCCTACTATGAAGGCAGCGGCCAGCACAGCGAAGGTAGCAGAAGCGCCAGCTCCGGCAGCAGCAGAAACTGTGGCGGAGGAATCGACCAGCGTACGGTATGCATCGGCCAAGCAGAAGGAGGAAATTATCCGCCTGCTGAACAACCCGGTGATCACGCGCCAGGAGAAAACCAAAATGCTGCTCAACATCAACCGTTTCGATGAGGAGCGTGCTGCCCAGGCGATCGAGAAACTGAAGAAAGTGATCGAAGACCGGGAAGACGGTCAGTCAGCGGCAGCATAAGCAACCACTTATACCTCAACGAAAGCCTGCTCCTCTTGGAGCGGGCTTTTTTTATGCAAAAAAATGTGCCTGCGCCCTTCCAACATTAGCCTATACTTAGCGGATTGGCCGTATACGTCTCAAAATAACGCTAAAGGATGGTACTGAAAGATACACTCAGCAAGAAAGTATGGCTGCTGGCTTTGGGTATGGTGTTGCTGCTGGCCGGCAAAGGGCATGCCCAGGAACAGGAAAACATTGAGACGGCCCGGCCCACCGAGGCACAAAGTGCCACCATTGTTCCGCTTAGAACCTTGCAGTTTGAAACGGGCTTCCGCTGGCAGCACGACACCAAAGCAGGCGTAACCGAGATCAACCATGCGTATCCGGAAGTGATGCTGCGGGCAGGAGTGCTTAAATGGCTGGAGCTACGCGTAGAAGCGGCCTGGCAAGACACGGTGCAGGAAGGTATAAGCCGGCGC from Pontibacter liquoris includes the following:
- a CDS encoding organic hydroperoxide resistance protein, producing the protein MEKMYTAEVTATGGRRGHVKSSDGIIDMQLAMPTHMGGQGDKTNPEQLFAAGYAACFQSALLVVAARHKERLDPDATVTAHVDLLKLDDNGFGLGVKLVVNLKGTDAAKARQMVDEAHQICPYSVGTRGNIDVQLEVV
- the sucC gene encoding ADP-forming succinate--CoA ligase subunit beta, which produces MNIHEYQAKDILKSYGVRIQEGIVADTPEEAVAAAKRLTEETGTGWHVIKAQIHAGGRGKGGGVKLAKNLEQVKEIAGQILGMTLVTHQTGPEGKLVQKVLVAQDVYYPGASEPKEFYLSILLDRAKGQNVIMASTEGGMDIEEVAEKSPEKIIKEWIDPATGLQPFQARKVAFAFGLEGEAFKEMVKFVTNLYKAYVETDSSMFEINPVLKTSDNKILAVDAKVNLDDNALFRHKNLAALRDISEEDPLEVEAGEHNLNYVKLDGNVGCMVNGAGLAMATMDIIKLSGGEPANFLDVGGGANAQTVEAGFRIILKDPNVKAILINIFGGIVRCDRVANGVVEAYKNIGDIRVPIIVRLQGTNAEEGARIIDESGLKVYSAVVLKEAAEKVKQVLAEAGA
- a CDS encoding ABC transporter ATP-binding protein, which produces MLQVSNIYKKYGSLPVLKGIDMSIAAGEVVSIVGASGAGKSTLLHILGTLDTADSGEVMFDGKNIARLNATEMARFRNRHIGFIFQFHNLLPEFTALENACLPGFLAGRPEQEVRERAEQLLDMLNLSHRLHHKPSELSGGEQQRTAVARALINSPRIIFADEPSGNLDSKNAQELHDIFFRLRQEFNQTFVIVTHNEQLAAMADRTLVMKDGLIVQESPVL